In the Geitlerinema sp. PCC 9228 genome, one interval contains:
- a CDS encoding glycosyltransferase family 4 protein has translation MHVAWLGKKSPFCGNVTYSREITNALLDRGYEVSFLHFAQDPPDLEPLASEVGAKNFGERDAAPQSKAQDSKWPDCPEFTLPCLYKSTIYTIPTLRSSKVLTKLLQQLQPDLVHASLTLSPLDFVLPEICEELNLPLVATFHPPFDSKRRNLTSGTQHLMYQLYAPWLARYDRAIVFSAVQRDVLVRLGVPQERVAIVPNGVDPLKYSPGPSNLKEEFQAERIFVYQGRIAVEKNVEALLKAWKQSEMGENSKLLLVGNGPLKDSLMATYGKEQGVVWLGYISDEQERIRILRGADVFILPSLVEGLSLSLLEAMSCSVACMATDTGADGEVLQDGAGVVLDTQQVTTQLRTLLPLFRDHPELTNLLGYKARQRVLDRYTLSKNITQLETLYQEVLEQRQVRAPAS, from the coding sequence ATGCACGTCGCCTGGCTTGGAAAAAAATCTCCCTTTTGTGGCAATGTTACCTATAGCCGCGAAATCACCAATGCCCTATTAGACCGGGGCTACGAGGTGAGTTTCTTACATTTTGCTCAAGATCCGCCCGATCTTGAACCCCTGGCATCGGAAGTAGGTGCCAAAAATTTCGGGGAGCGAGACGCAGCCCCCCAGAGCAAGGCTCAAGACTCCAAATGGCCGGATTGCCCGGAGTTTACGCTGCCCTGTCTTTACAAATCCACCATTTATACCATCCCCACCCTACGGTCTAGTAAAGTCTTAACTAAGCTCCTGCAACAGTTGCAACCAGACTTGGTTCATGCTTCGCTGACCTTGTCACCGTTGGACTTTGTTTTACCGGAAATTTGTGAAGAACTCAACCTACCTCTGGTAGCCACTTTTCATCCCCCCTTTGACAGCAAGCGTCGCAATCTCACCTCGGGCACCCAGCATTTAATGTACCAACTGTATGCCCCGTGGCTGGCTCGCTATGACCGCGCCATTGTCTTTTCTGCCGTGCAGCGAGATGTTTTGGTGCGGTTGGGCGTGCCCCAAGAACGGGTGGCGATCGTGCCCAATGGCGTCGATCCGTTAAAATATTCCCCAGGACCAAGCAATCTCAAGGAAGAATTCCAGGCAGAACGTATTTTTGTTTATCAAGGGCGGATTGCCGTCGAGAAAAACGTAGAAGCCCTGCTCAAAGCCTGGAAACAAAGCGAAATGGGAGAAAACAGCAAACTGCTGCTGGTGGGAAATGGTCCTTTAAAAGATTCCCTCATGGCGACCTACGGTAAAGAACAGGGAGTTGTGTGGTTGGGCTATATTTCCGACGAACAAGAACGCATTCGCATTTTACGAGGTGCCGATGTTTTTATTCTACCGTCGCTGGTAGAAGGGTTATCTCTATCGCTACTGGAAGCCATGTCTTGCAGCGTTGCCTGTATGGCAACCGACACGGGAGCTGATGGCGAGGTTTTGCAAGATGGTGCTGGCGTGGTTCTAGATACCCAACAGGTGACCACCCAGTTACGCACGCTACTCCCCTTATTCCGCGATCACCCAGAACTTACCAATTTGCTGGGTTACAAAGCCCGGCAGCGGGTTCTAGACCGCTATACGTTAAGTAAAAATATTACCCAATTGGAAACATTGTACCAAGAAGTCTTGGAACAACGGCAGGTGCGAGCGCCGGCTTCTTGA
- the recO gene encoding DNA repair protein RecO: protein MNKSYKAVGINLKSSPLGESDRLLTILTAEYGIVRAIAPGARKHKSTLRGRSEVFVENELLLYRGRSLHRIQQAQTLASYPSLSQNLGKLTVAQYWAELVLAQAVSEQPQTELYEILTEHLRRLHQMSAPSAQTEVQALLARLCHGIYHLLAVGGIAPQCFRCTFSQQAIAPPETTEETWQVGFSAASGGIVSLAAFEKTRNRQQKTSSATSGTCREAPSSYRTDRIPDNRTGWPPLTGKLNAGELAMLQQLPSPQLPAEWLVPPAATSPSHCQGLSDSWQTIEHLLRQYAQYHLGTSIRSATLLNACITMF from the coding sequence ATGAACAAAAGTTACAAGGCAGTGGGGATTAATTTAAAATCCTCCCCGCTGGGAGAGTCAGACCGACTGCTGACAATTTTAACGGCAGAATACGGGATTGTGCGTGCGATCGCGCCGGGGGCACGCAAACATAAATCTACCCTGCGCGGTCGCAGCGAGGTGTTTGTGGAAAACGAACTGTTGCTCTACCGCGGGCGATCGCTCCATCGCATCCAACAGGCGCAAACCCTGGCTTCCTACCCTAGTTTGAGCCAAAATTTGGGGAAACTAACTGTAGCCCAGTATTGGGCAGAGTTGGTGTTGGCACAGGCAGTGAGCGAACAACCCCAAACCGAATTGTACGAAATTCTCACCGAACACCTGCGCCGCTTGCACCAAATGAGTGCCCCCTCTGCTCAGACAGAAGTGCAGGCGTTGCTAGCTCGTTTGTGCCACGGCATCTATCACTTGCTGGCGGTGGGTGGGATTGCCCCCCAGTGTTTTCGCTGTACTTTCTCGCAACAAGCGATCGCGCCCCCAGAAACCACGGAGGAAACTTGGCAAGTGGGATTTAGCGCTGCCAGTGGTGGTATCGTCAGCTTGGCAGCGTTCGAGAAAACCCGAAATCGCCAGCAAAAGACCAGTTCCGCAACCAGTGGTACTTGCCGCGAAGCACCTTCTTCCTACCGCACCGATCGCATCCCAGATAACCGTACGGGATGGCCACCGCTAACTGGTAAGCTGAATGCAGGAGAACTAGCCATGTTGCAGCAACTGCCCTCACCGCAACTGCCTGCAGAATGGCTCGTGCCTCCCGCAGCAACTTCCCCTTCCCACTGCCAAGGGCTTTCCGATTCTTGGCAAACCATAGAACACCTGTTGCGTCAGTATGCCCAATATCATTTGGGAACGTCCATCCGCTCAGCCACCTTACTCAACGCTTGTATTACAATGTTTTAA
- a CDS encoding ParB N-terminal domain-containing protein, with protein sequence MSTYFHVALEIDRINTDAIGDRIKFNHQKAEFYAQQMQEGDRFPPVTVFDDGSHYWLADGFHRFFAAKEIGEKDIEVRLRKGSKDDAIRHYEKMHVNR encoded by the coding sequence TTGTCTACCTATTTTCACGTAGCGTTGGAAATCGATCGCATTAACACCGATGCTATTGGCGATCGCATTAAATTCAATCACCAAAAAGCAGAATTTTATGCCCAACAAATGCAGGAAGGGGATCGGTTTCCTCCCGTGACGGTATTTGACGACGGTTCCCATTATTGGTTGGCAGATGGTTTCCATCGGTTTTTTGCGGCTAAGGAAATTGGTGAAAAGGATATTGAAGTACGTTTGCGTAAGGGAAGCAAAGACGATGCGATTCGCCACTACGAAAAAATGCACGTTAACCGCTAA
- the deoC gene encoding deoxyribose-phosphate aldolase, whose translation MAIAQPDIDLAPLIDHSILIPIATPEQVKQYCQQAEQYQFASVCVCPTHVSQAVEWLHGKKPQVCTVIGFPTGATTSATKLYEAQEAVERGASELDVVLNLGWIKTGDSKSLYREIAQICEETGQTVKAILETNLLTNDEKRLAAEVCLDAGVQFLKTCTGWNGGATVEDVKLLHDIARGNIGVKASGGIRTYEQAVRLVMAGATRLGTSRGVELLRQRDRANEISEEEASSHAQS comes from the coding sequence ATGGCGATCGCGCAACCCGATATCGATCTGGCTCCCCTTATCGACCATTCCATCCTGATTCCCATCGCTACGCCGGAGCAGGTGAAGCAATATTGCCAACAAGCAGAACAATATCAATTTGCCAGCGTCTGCGTTTGCCCCACCCATGTGAGTCAAGCGGTAGAATGGCTCCATGGGAAGAAACCCCAAGTGTGTACGGTCATTGGCTTTCCTACCGGGGCAACCACATCGGCAACCAAACTTTACGAGGCGCAGGAAGCGGTAGAACGCGGCGCTAGCGAGTTGGATGTGGTGTTAAATTTGGGATGGATTAAAACCGGCGATAGCAAATCCCTGTATCGCGAAATTGCCCAAATTTGTGAGGAAACCGGGCAAACTGTGAAAGCAATTTTGGAAACCAATTTGCTGACCAACGATGAAAAACGCCTGGCAGCAGAGGTGTGTTTGGATGCTGGCGTGCAGTTTCTGAAAACTTGTACCGGTTGGAACGGTGGCGCTACCGTGGAGGATGTGAAGCTGCTGCACGATATTGCTCGCGGGAATATTGGGGTTAAAGCTTCCGGGGGAATTCGTACTTACGAACAGGCAGTGCGGTTGGTGATGGCGGGGGCAACCCGTTTGGGAACCTCTCGCGGTGTGGAATTGTTGCGCCAGCGCGATCGCGCTAACGAAATCAGCGAGGAAGAAGCATCTTCCCATGCCCAGTCATGA
- a CDS encoding flippase, translating into MKKWPIEKVTKNLEHPELLTPVILGVGTTLSLQVSGVAIAYGVQVLLARWMGASEYGIYEFVIAMGTFLSSLASLGLPNAALRFIPEYRVKEDWGRLQGIIWGSWRYVIVSSLLVATIGSVVVWLWRWRWELPWISLLLGVWMVPLFALVRHQLEMARGIRRLVLAYFPSLVAFPVLVAAGTLVWQQFHSLSLTNVPALGITAGSLLAIAVAQLWWFRRQIPLPPTWNAPIYERRTWFSVSFPILLAEGAMLILNQTDILMLGAIAGSFSVGIYGAAVKTSGWVTFVLMSVNAISAPTFAALYAEDNHRDLQILVSTAARWMFFPSLAIAVGLVVFSHQVLGLFGEEFLAAKGAMLVLILGQLVNVGAGSVGYLMQMTGHQNQCAMVFGSCAGINVVLNIMFIPTMGVLGAAIATAFTRSLWNIWLHQLVVKHIGVQPSIVSALLR; encoded by the coding sequence ATGAAAAAATGGCCGATCGAGAAAGTAACTAAAAATCTCGAACATCCAGAATTGCTAACACCAGTTATTTTAGGTGTCGGTACTACCTTGAGTTTGCAAGTTTCTGGCGTTGCGATCGCCTACGGCGTGCAGGTATTGCTGGCACGGTGGATGGGAGCGTCAGAATATGGCATTTACGAGTTTGTTATTGCTATGGGAACGTTTTTATCCTCCCTCGCTTCCCTGGGATTGCCCAACGCTGCCTTGCGTTTTATTCCCGAATATCGCGTGAAAGAAGATTGGGGGCGTTTGCAGGGAATTATTTGGGGCAGCTGGCGGTATGTGATTGTATCGAGTTTGCTGGTTGCCACGATCGGTTCGGTGGTGGTGTGGCTGTGGCGGTGGCGTTGGGAATTGCCTTGGATTTCTCTACTGCTGGGGGTTTGGATGGTCCCCCTGTTTGCCCTCGTGCGGCATCAGTTGGAAATGGCGCGGGGAATTCGACGGTTGGTGCTGGCGTATTTTCCTTCTCTGGTGGCATTTCCCGTATTGGTGGCGGCGGGAACGTTGGTTTGGCAACAATTTCATTCTCTCTCCTTGACAAATGTTCCCGCTCTTGGTATTACTGCAGGTAGTTTGCTGGCGATCGCAGTGGCCCAGTTGTGGTGGTTTCGCCGCCAAATTCCCCTCCCCCCGACATGGAATGCCCCGATCTACGAACGGCGTACTTGGTTTTCCGTGTCGTTTCCCATCTTGCTAGCAGAAGGGGCGATGCTGATACTCAACCAAACCGATATTCTCATGCTAGGCGCGATCGCAGGTTCTTTTTCTGTGGGCATTTACGGTGCTGCTGTGAAAACTTCTGGTTGGGTGACTTTTGTACTGATGTCGGTGAATGCCATATCAGCTCCCACGTTTGCAGCTTTGTATGCCGAAGACAACCACCGCGACCTGCAAATTTTAGTTTCCACGGCGGCGCGTTGGATGTTTTTCCCTTCTTTGGCGATTGCTGTAGGGTTGGTTGTCTTTTCTCACCAAGTTTTGGGCTTGTTTGGGGAAGAATTTTTGGCGGCGAAAGGGGCAATGTTGGTTTTGATTTTAGGACAATTGGTGAATGTGGGTGCCGGTTCGGTGGGATATCTCATGCAAATGACAGGGCATCAAAACCAATGTGCCATGGTGTTTGGTTCTTGTGCGGGCATCAATGTGGTTTTAAATATTATGTTCATTCCTACCATGGGGGTATTGGGTGCCGCGATCGCTACCGCATTTACCAGGTCGCTGTGGAACATTTGGCTGCATCAGTTGGTGGTCAAACACATTGGCGTGCAGCCTTCCATTGTTTCGGCGTTGTTGAGATAG
- a CDS encoding MFS transporter translates to MPRSPFDRETLESDHPSHNRQGSASTTLSSRQYSQSPTGDRASETTETAKTSAGSSEVESEQGFAPVLKNRNFLLLWIGQVFSQLADKVYLVLAIALIASHFQAPDQTISGWVSAIMVAFTIPAVLLGSIAGVYVDRWSKKGVLVVTNLLRGGLVLVIPALLWIAGQATWGGLPVGFEFLLGITLLVSAFTQFFAPAEQAAIPLLVKRERLLAANSLYTTTMMASVIIGFAIGEPALAAAGSLLGGGELGKEMLVGGGYAIAGMILIAVKTQENPDAKSSESSHVWQDIKEGVAYLGKNRRVRSALIQLIILFSIFAALAVLAVRLAEIIPNITSSQFGFLLAAGGVGMAVGAGFLGNFGQRLSHRALSLYGSIGMAVSLAMIPLFTDQLFAVVGIIVLLGIGASVVGIPMQTTIQSETPEEMRGKVFGLQNNAVNIALSLPLALAGVAETIFGLDAVFLGLAAIVIAGGMLSWYISDTRTNTREKAG, encoded by the coding sequence ATGCCACGTTCTCCATTCGATCGCGAAACCCTAGAGTCCGACCACCCTTCCCACAATCGTCAAGGATCTGCTTCTACCACCCTATCCAGTCGCCAGTATTCCCAATCTCCAACAGGCGATCGCGCCTCGGAAACAACGGAAACAGCAAAAACCTCTGCTGGCAGTAGCGAGGTAGAAAGCGAACAAGGATTTGCGCCGGTTTTGAAAAATCGCAACTTCCTTTTATTGTGGATCGGTCAAGTGTTTTCCCAATTGGCAGATAAAGTGTACTTGGTTCTGGCGATCGCGTTAATTGCCAGCCATTTCCAAGCTCCCGACCAAACCATCAGCGGTTGGGTCTCTGCCATTATGGTTGCCTTTACCATTCCCGCTGTTTTGCTGGGTTCCATTGCCGGCGTTTACGTCGATCGATGGTCGAAAAAAGGCGTTTTAGTGGTCACCAACCTGCTGCGCGGTGGATTGGTGTTGGTAATTCCCGCCTTGCTTTGGATTGCCGGTCAAGCAACGTGGGGTGGATTGCCCGTGGGATTTGAATTTCTCCTGGGCATTACCCTACTGGTTTCCGCCTTTACCCAATTTTTCGCCCCCGCCGAACAAGCCGCCATTCCCCTGTTGGTGAAACGGGAACGCTTGCTAGCTGCCAATTCCCTGTATACCACCACCATGATGGCTTCGGTGATTATCGGTTTTGCCATCGGCGAACCCGCCCTGGCTGCCGCTGGTTCCTTACTCGGAGGTGGCGAACTCGGCAAAGAAATGCTGGTTGGTGGCGGTTACGCGATCGCGGGGATGATTCTCATTGCCGTCAAAACCCAAGAAAACCCCGATGCCAAATCCAGCGAATCCTCCCATGTCTGGCAAGACATTAAAGAAGGCGTCGCCTATCTCGGTAAAAACCGTCGGGTTCGCAGCGCCCTCATCCAGCTGATTATCCTCTTTTCCATTTTCGCCGCCCTCGCCGTTTTGGCCGTGCGGTTGGCAGAAATCATTCCCAACATTACTTCCTCGCAATTTGGATTCCTCCTCGCCGCCGGTGGTGTAGGCATGGCAGTTGGTGCCGGCTTTTTGGGCAACTTCGGGCAGCGACTTTCCCACCGTGCCCTCAGCTTGTATGGTTCCATCGGTATGGCAGTCTCGCTGGCGATGATTCCCCTGTTTACCGACCAACTTTTTGCCGTGGTGGGCATTATCGTCTTGTTGGGCATTGGTGCTTCTGTGGTGGGCATTCCCATGCAAACCACCATTCAGTCGGAAACCCCCGAAGAAATGCGCGGGAAAGTCTTCGGCTTGCAAAACAATGCCGTAAACATTGCCCTCAGTTTGCCCCTTGCCTTGGCAGGCGTTGCCGAAACAATTTTTGGATTGGATGCAGTTTTCTTAGGTTTGGCTGCTATTGTAATAGCAGGTGGGATGTTGAGTTGGTATATTTCCGATACCAGAACAAATACGCGGGAAAAAGCGGGATAA
- the dndE gene encoding DNA sulfur modification protein DndE, translating into MEPPVERIRLSQMAKDQLVKLKRYTKIDQWNILCRWAFCYSLAETSPPSPIPLKLDSNLEMSWPVFSGNMGDILIVALKQRCRNDGLDITNPEILSRQFLLHLHRGIGYLAGNPRLKRIDDLVKLAEKSSMGG; encoded by the coding sequence ATGGAACCACCCGTAGAACGCATACGTTTGTCACAAATGGCAAAAGACCAATTGGTGAAGTTAAAGCGATACACCAAAATCGACCAGTGGAATATTTTATGTCGCTGGGCATTTTGCTATTCCCTAGCAGAAACTTCCCCACCTTCTCCCATTCCCCTCAAACTTGACAGCAATTTAGAAATGAGCTGGCCGGTTTTCAGCGGCAACATGGGGGATATCTTGATTGTGGCGTTAAAACAACGCTGCCGCAACGACGGCTTGGATATCACCAATCCTGAAATCCTGTCTCGTCAGTTTCTACTACACCTACATCGCGGCATTGGCTACCTCGCCGGCAATCCTCGGTTGAAGCGGATTGATGATTTGGTGAAGTTGGCGGAGAAATCAAGCATGGGGGGATGA